From a single Brettanomyces bruxellensis chromosome 5, complete sequence genomic region:
- a CDS encoding uncharacterized protein (MEROPS:MER0001269): MIQDIEDRDLKKDGELDLSSKKTSTSRKILSTVVLGAITLALLGAKFLPTAVFSGCKPSSNQEIDTQMILEDLCPTAEKLIPEESTQFAGITQFGTPEYKNHSLSVWRDAVRLYTPSFDDLGPVGEDSRWDVFFKFEDYLMKTFPLMAKKSELVHVNTHGLVFILHGKNETLKPMMLTAHQDVVPVPDDTVPRWKHSPFGGYFDGKFLWGRGSSDCRNNLIGIMEAAEALLSEGFKPERSLIIGFGFDEECSGEQGAAHINEYLLKRFGEDSIEFLIDEGGLGIQDLYGSRFSLPATGEKGYVDIVISLVTNGGHSSVPPDHTSIGIISDLIQTIETKRYPLRISENNPFYFQLKCEAKSGRTMDPLLRDSIAHLDSSCSAKTRVLETLDDDINVRYLASTSQAVDIIDGGLKINALPENVTVKINHRVAYDSSTDEVKAKILSKVSAIAEKYKLAVRDFAGKEISGFRHSKISEILPSGYFELHSEQELGPAPITKTLNNKSWNILSGTIRHVFEDFVSYPDADPAVPSDVTVSPSVMTGNTDTKHYWALTKNLYRFTPIRQNARFNAHAIDERVELNAHIDSVAFYYDLLRNVDENDRQN, translated from the coding sequence ATGATTCAGGATATTGAAGATAGAGACTTAAAGAAAGATGGGGAATTAGATCTCTCGAGCAAGAAAACATCTACATCAAGAAAGATATTATCGACAGTCGTACTAGGGGCCATTACTTTGGCTTTACTGGGTGCCAAATTTTTGCCGACCGCTGTCTTCAGTGGATGCAAGCCAAGCTCGAACCAGGAAATTGATACGCAGATGATATTAGAAGATTTATGCCCAACAGCAGAAAAGCTTATTCCGGAGGAGAGCACCCAATTCGCAGGAATTACTCAATTTGGAACGCCGGAGTACAAAAATCATTCATTGAGCGTGTGGAGGGATGCAGTGAGACTTTACACACCAAGTTTTGACGATTTAGGACCTGTTGGGGAAGATTCAAGATGGGATGTCTTTTTCAAGTTCGAGGACTATCTTATGAAAACCTTTCCACTTATGGCCAAGAAGTCGGAACTTGTCCATGTTAACACACATGGCTTGgtttttattcttcatgGTAAAAACGAAACACTAAAGCCTATGATGCTTACAGCTCATCAGGATGTCGTTCCAGTTCCGGACGATACGGTTCCTCGTTGGAAGCACAGTCCATTTGGAGGATATTTTGATGGCAAGTTTCTTTGGGGAAGAGGATCAAGTGATTGTCGTAACAACCTCATAGGTATCATGGAAGCTGCTGAAGCACTCCTATCAGAAGGCTTCAAACCAGAGAGATCATTGATCATTGGTTTCGGgtttgatgaagaatgCAGTGGTGAACAGGGTGCTGCTCATATTAATGAATATCTTCTAAAGAGATTTGGTGAGGATAGCATCGAATTTTTGATTGACGAAGGGGGTCTTGGAATTCAGGATCTTTATGGTTCAAGATTTTCTTTACCGGCAACTGGTGAAAAGGGATATGTCGACATAGTTATCAGCTTGGTTACCAATGGGGGTCATTCGTCTGTCCCTCCAGATCACACTTCGATTGGTATCATTTCGGATCTTATTCAAACGATAGAAACAAAGAGATACCCATTGAGGATTTCAGAGAATAATcctttttactttcaatTGAAATGTGAAGCCAAGTCCGGTAGGACAATGGATCCACTTTTAAGAGATAGTATTGCACACTTGGACAGCAGCTGTTCTGCAAAGACCAGGGTTCTCGAAACGTTGGATGACGACATTAATGTCAGATATTTAGCTTCAACGTCCCAGGCTGTGGATATTATAGATGGCGGACTTAAAATTAATGCCTTACCTGAAAATGTTACGGTTAAGATCAACCACCGTGTTGCTTATGATTCATCGACTGATGAGGTTAAGGCCAAGATACTTTCAAAGGTTTCAGCCATTGCGGAGAAATACAAATTGGCGGTTAGGGACTTTGCTGGCAAGGAAATTTCCGGCTTTAGACATTCTAAGATTTCCGAAATTTTGCCTTCAGGATATTTTGAACTTCACAGTGAGCAGGAACTTGGTCCTGCACCAATTACAAAGACTCTTAATAATAAGAGCTGGAATATACTTTCTGGAACAATAAGACATGTTTTCGAAGATTTCGTTTCTTATCCAGATGCAGATCCTGCAGTTCCATCCGATGTCACCGTTTCTCCAAGTGTTATGACTGGAAATACTGATACCAAACATTATTGGGCCTTAACAAAAAATCTTTACAGATTTACGCCAATTAGACAGAATGCCAGATTCAATGCTCATGCAATAGACGAACGTGTTGAACTTAATGCACATATCGATAGTGTTGCATTTTACTATGACCTTCTAAGGAATGTTGACGAGAACGACAGACAAAATTAA